From Cydia fagiglandana chromosome 6, ilCydFagi1.1, whole genome shotgun sequence, the proteins below share one genomic window:
- the LOC134665465 gene encoding cytochrome P450 6B5-like, whose amino-acid sequence MALEIAAAITLGITSLVLLVYLYLTRNYSYWKKRGIAGPKPVPVFGNLKDTALRRTTFNELFKNFYDSYPESKVVGIYRAWHPTIVVRDLDVLKHVMIREFDNFSDRGFSFSNKGLGFNLFNAESDDWRVLRTRLSPMFTTGKLKNMLYLITERADKFLDFLGPAVEKSPEQNVHTLVQRFTIGNIGACAFGIDIDINDVDNVFDTLDNLIFTTNYTIELETMYPGILKKFDMSFWPKAIKDFFYGLVNDILRERNGQASNRKDFMDLMLELRNAGEIHGVKRHEDDKDRKLQITDDVMAAQAFVFYAAGYETSATTMGFLLHELAMHPEIQDRVVAEINQVLKKHGEKVTYDCIKDMTYLEQVFNETLRMYPVVDPIPRLAMGRVELPDTGVTVEKGMGVLVSVSGIHYDPKYWSNPTDFNPDRFLPENSMDRHPCAFLPFGLGPRNCIGMRFAQVQSKVCLVKLLQRYRVEPCALTRRRLEFDPDRFVLRSKHGLPLRVVPRTHQATL is encoded by the exons ATGGCTCTTGAAATCGCGGCTGCCATTACACTCGGCATTACCAGTTTGGTTCTACTGGTCTATCTATATTTGACCCGGAACTATTCTTATTGGAAGAAGCGTGGCATAGCCGGTCCTAAGCCGGTGCCAGTTTTCGGTAACTTAAAAGACACGGCACTGAGAAGAACTACCTTCAATGAgctttttaaaaacttttacgACTCCTACCCTGAAAGTAAAGTGGTCGGGATCTACCGCGCCTGGCACCCCACCATCGTCGTCAGGGACTTGGACGTACTCAAGCACGTGATGATCAGGGAGTTCGACAACTTCTCAGACCGTGGCTTCAGCTTCAGCAACAAGGGTCTCGGCTTCAACCTCTTCAACGCCGAAAGCGACGACTGGCGGGTACTCCGCACTCGGCTCTCCCCCATGTTCACTACTGGTAAACTCAAGAACATGCTCTACTTGATCACTGAACGCGCCGACAAGTTTCTGGACTTCCTCGGCCCGGCTGTCGAGAAATCCCCAGAACAGAACGTCCACACCCTAGTACAAAGATTCACTATCGGCAACATAGGTGCCTGCGCGTTCGGCATCGACATCGACATAAACGACGTCGACAACGTCTTCGATACTTTAGACAATCTCATATTCACTACCAACTACACTATCGAATTGGAAACTATGTATCCCGGCATTCTAAAGAAGTTCGACATGTCCTTCTGGCCTAAAGCCATCAAGGACTTCTTTTACGGACTTGTGAATGATATACTACGCGAGCGCAATGGTCAGGCGTCCAACAGGAAAGATTTTATGGACTTGATGTTGGAGCTGAGAAACGCGGGCGAGATTCATGGAGTGAAGCGACATGAAGACGACAAGGACAGGAAACTTCAGATCACTGATGATGTTATGGCTGCGCAGGCGTTTGTCTTCTACGCGGCCGGTTATGAAACCAGCGCAACCACCATGGGCTTTCTACTACATGAACTGGCCATGCATCCTGAGATACAAGACCGAGTTGTCGCCGAAATCAACCAGGTTCTTAAAAAGCACGGTGAAAAAGTTACATACGACTGCATCAAAGATATGACTtacttggaacaggtgttcaaTGAGACACTGCGGATGTATCCAGTAGTGGACCCTATCCCTCGGCTCGCGATGGGTCGCGTAGAACTCCCTGATACGGGAGTGACAGTGGAGAAGGGTATGGGTGTCCTGGTGTCCGTGAGTGGTATCCATTATGACCCTAAATACTGGTCCAATCCTACAGATTTCAACCCTGATCGGTTTTTGCCAGAAAACTCAATGGATAGACATCCGTGCGCATTTCTACCTTTCGGACTTGGACCGAGAAATTGTATAG GTATGCGTTTCGCGCAAGTGCAGTCGAAGGTGTGCCTAGTGAAGCTGCTGCAGCGATACCGCGTGGAGCCGTGCGCGCTCACACGAAGACGGCTGGAGTTTGATCCCGACCGATTCGTCTTGAGGTCGAAGCACGGGCTGCCTTTGAGAGTTGTACCGCGGACGCATCAGGCTACGCTTTAG